The Gemmatimonadota bacterium genome includes a window with the following:
- a CDS encoding GlsB/YeaQ/YmgE family stress response membrane protein produces MGILSWILFGLIAGAIAKFIMPGKDPGGCLVTVLIGIAGALIGGFVGTQLFNWGTVTGFNLRSFLIAIFGAILLLLGYRLVVRRRI; encoded by the coding sequence ATGGGTATCCTCTCCTGGATCCTTTTTGGCCTGATTGCCGGGGCCATCGCGAAGTTCATCATGCCGGGCAAGGACCCCGGCGGCTGCCTGGTCACGGTGCTCATCGGCATCGCCGGCGCGCTGATCGGCGGCTTCGTCGGCACCCAGCTCTTCAATTGGGGCACCGTCACCGGCTTCAACCTGCGCTCCTTCCTCATCGCCATCTTCGGAGCCATCCTGCTGCTCCTGGGATACCGGCTGGTCGTGCGCCGCCGGATCTAG